The Sulfurimonas sp. HSL-1716 sequence ATACTTTAGTCGCGATCATGAAGTTAAAAGACAGCAATGGTGACTATCTAGTAAATAAAGGTCTAAATGGAGCTCCTTCTACATTACTTGGTCGCCCTATTGTTATTAATAAACATATGCCTGATATCGCTACTGGTGCGAAACCTATCTCATTTGGAGATATGAGTTACTACTACATCAAAGACCGTAAGGTCATGACGGTAAAACGTTTTGATGAAAAATATGCTGATACAGGACACATCGGTTTTAGAGTAGATAAACGTGTAGACGGGAAACTTGTGCTCTCAGAAGCTGTAAAAACGCTACAAATGGCGTAAGGGATAATTTATGAAAAAGTTGCAGATAAAGCTGCTGACAGGGCGAAGCGGTCCTGACGGCAGCCATGCTCCAGGAGATAAGATAACCGTTTCCATAAAAGAAGCTATTAACCTTATCAACTCAAATCAAGCAGAGCCTGTAAATATACCAGCATATGAGGATGCAGTATTTAAACTCGACGAGCAGATCAAAGTAGATAGAGAGCGTGAAGCAAAAGCAAATGCGATCAGATACAAAGAAATGCTTGAGCTTGAGCTTAAAGACCTGTACCGTCAAGTAGCACTTAAAACTGCAGAGATCGAAGGTGTTGTTTTGACAGATGAGGAAATCGAATCATTTGTGGACGTCTCATTAGAGGGCGAAAAATTTAAAGAGAAGGAACTGTAGTAGATGAGTGCCGTAACATTAGTTGAAGCAAAAGCACATCTTAGAGTCTTAGACGAAACGGATGATGATTATATTCAAGCTTTGATAGATGTTGCGGAAGCTCAGGCAGAGGAGATCACATCTCGCAATCTGCTTGAGACTACTAATGTTTTTTATCTAGATGACTATGTAGGCAACTTTGAACTTCCAAAGTCACCGCTCATAGCAGTAGACAGCATAGAGTATATACCGTACGGAAATAGTGCCTATGTGACTTTAGACAGTACGCTTTATGAAGTAGATGACAGTTGTGAGCCTCCACGGGTTCGCTTTTTTGAAGGTCTCTATGTAGCGGACTTATTTAAAGCCATAAAAATCACATATCGTTCAGGGTATGCAGATGCAGCGAGTGTACCAAAACCGATAAAACAATGGGTTCTCATCCGAGTAGCTACTGTGTATGAAAATAGAGAAGATATCATCGTTGGAACTATTAACTCTGTCATTAAGAGTGACTATAACGATTTTCTTCTTTCAAAGTACAGGGTAGGTCGACTATGAGAAGCGGAAACCTAAAACACAAAGTAGAGATCAAACAGCATACAGGAACAAGAGACACGTTCGGCGGTGTAGCAGATGATGATGTACTTTTTGCAACGGTTTATGTATCCATAGTCCCATTATCAGGAAAAGAGTATTTTGTGAGCAAAAGCGTAAACTCTGAAGTGACACATCAGATCGAGATGAGATTCATACCTGGCGTAACGCCTGATATGAAGATCGTCTACGGCACAAGAGAGTTTGACATCAACTCGGTCATAAATGTACGCGAAGCAAATAAGACATTGCAGATCATGGCTACGGAGGTCACAAGTGGTTGAGGCTACTCTTATCGGTGAAGATGAGATGTTAAACGTCTTGAAAAACTTTTCGCATAATGTTCAAAAAAGACTTATGCGTCAAGCAGTGAGATCAGGTGCAAAAGTCATCATGGAAGATATTAAGAGGCGTGTTCCAGTAGATACAGGAAGTCTAAGAGACAGCCTTGATGTAGTAAAGAGAAAGAGCAAAGATAAAAATGAGATCTATTACTCAGTTCTCCCGAGAGCGAGTAAGAAAAAAACAAAAAAGTTCAAATTAAAAGACGGGACAAGGTGGAAGATAAAAGGTGAAGTCGCTGCAGGATGGTACGCGCATTTTGTAGAGTTCGGAACATCGCACAGCGCTCCTCATCCATTTATGCGACCTGCAATATCAAAGGCAGATGAAGCATTAGAACAGGTAAAAAAAACGCTTCAAAAAGGCGTATCAAACGAGTTTGAAAGGTCAAAAAGATGATAGAAGAAGATCTATTTTCTCATTTATCAATGAATGTTCCACTGGTAAACGAGAGGGTATATCCCTTGTTTATGCCTGAGAACTGTAAAAAGCCGGCAATCGTTTACACGCTCATAATCGGAAACGATCAGCAGTCTTTAAACAGCGCTCAAGCATACGGATCTAAGTACATGTTTCAAATTGATATCTACGCTACAACGTATCCTAGTGTCAAGGCGATAAAAGAGCAGGTCAAAGAGGCACTGTACAGCTTTTCAAAGTTTCCTCATAACTTATCGAGTTTTGACGGATATGAAGAGCATACAAAACTCTTTAGAGAGACCATTGAATTTAATTTTTAAAAAAGGATAAAAAATGTCACTACCTGATTACCAAGGGATAATAGTAAAAGCCGGAGCAGATGTAGCGTCTGCTGTAGACGTCGGTGATCTTCTCGATCTGTCCGCAGTAAAAGACAAATCAAGGGCTGTTAAAAGATACAACCCTATAAACAGCGACAACCAGATCGTTGCTGCAGGAGCATTGGTCCAAGGCGCCATTAACATGACCGTGCTTTATGATCCGTCTGCATCCCAAGGAGTAAACTTACTTGAGACAGCGATCGATGATAATACTGAAATAATAGTCATAGTCGAGATGAAAGATTCTCTTGGTACTAACGGTACAACCATTACCCGCACCTGCCGAGTTACAAACTTTAAAGTAGTCGGTGAGCAGGAAGGCAAATATAAAGCTGAAGTCACCATAGAGACTGTA is a genomic window containing:
- a CDS encoding head-tail connector protein; translation: MSAVTLVEAKAHLRVLDETDDDYIQALIDVAEAQAEEITSRNLLETTNVFYLDDYVGNFELPKSPLIAVDSIEYIPYGNSAYVTLDSTLYEVDDSCEPPRVRFFEGLYVADLFKAIKITYRSGYADAASVPKPIKQWVLIRVATVYENREDIIVGTINSVIKSDYNDFLLSKYRVGRL
- a CDS encoding phage head closure protein; translation: MRSGNLKHKVEIKQHTGTRDTFGGVADDDVLFATVYVSIVPLSGKEYFVSKSVNSEVTHQIEMRFIPGVTPDMKIVYGTREFDINSVINVREANKTLQIMATEVTSG
- a CDS encoding HK97-gp10 family putative phage morphogenesis protein, whose product is MVEATLIGEDEMLNVLKNFSHNVQKRLMRQAVRSGAKVIMEDIKRRVPVDTGSLRDSLDVVKRKSKDKNEIYYSVLPRASKKKTKKFKLKDGTRWKIKGEVAAGWYAHFVEFGTSHSAPHPFMRPAISKADEALEQVKKTLQKGVSNEFERSKR